One window from the genome of Epinephelus moara isolate mb chromosome 5, YSFRI_EMoa_1.0, whole genome shotgun sequence encodes:
- the si:ch211-69b7.6 gene encoding neuroblast differentiation-associated protein AHNAK isoform X11, with protein MPSHRRGRSLSDALTLERSEEGGLYVSSINQNAAANRGLREGDELLGATIDFDQLSKDEVYKVLRLMEPFDGKMKVLTRNNKSKSLGNLDQCDKTPETMLNDAYSKLYNAKIKKFMKDDLPGAWEGSVNEVTAKPTVPGSSKVNLKHDMRGLPRLGVDFGFIKPKTLTTDIDADSQSDDAEEQMKYDSNLNLPPLGLGLNGTALSGAQAPRLKVNARSPQFNAPDFHLSGTLPEGPNVNTTAGLQLPNTDSPSVDLTMPNLGLESNGTFRAPEMGMDLTGSDVSTPDIGINLNGGNISGPSFDTDVPKVAIEGTNKEFKMPKFKVPDMGLSGPSFSGPEGEVKIPDVGMPDVPSGKLGLKYSKRLKNPDLNVDYPSSYVESPKLQLSGTSPDLDLEMPDVDVSQLDINGPDINMPSGKVKVPFKKPKIDLRYPDLDVDAPSGKLTKPKFDVKTPDLSLKSPKIKGGIHAPDINLPKADLKGPKLGIGTPSVDTKLPSGKYKAPRFKMPKFDLPDIEVPDFNGDFKGPDVRLAAPDLRAGIADPNIDIKVPSADLDVSAPKFKGGIGLKDPKLDLNTPDMDINMPSGKLGIGADAPSGKLKLPKFKLFGTLSKKKDLDVNAGLKTPELALKSPKIKGMDVDLSKPGFDMDAPSLDLTLPKGPNLDMNTDLKSPDLNLKAPKIKGGIDAPDLDLPNMDLKAPKLDVNTPNINMGSPKAKLKMPKIKMPKFSGPSLKGPEIDGNFDGPDMDINAPNFNLKGPKADLEMPDLDISGPSGKFKKPNFNLPDFGLSGPKLDGPNLGLKSPDLNLSGPNLSGGLNAPDINMPKVDLKSPKLDLNAPKLNLDMLSGKLKMPELNAPDWDVNAPSGKLKMPKLNLSGTLPKGPNLDINTDFKSPDLNLKAPKIKGGIDAPDLDLPNMDLKAPKLDVNTPDINIGSPKTNFKMPKMKMPKFSGPSLKGPEIDGNFDGPDMDINAPNFNLKGPKADLEMPDLDISGPSGKFKKPNINLPDFGLSGPKLDGPNLGLKSPDLNLSGPNLSGGLNAPDINMPKVDLKSPKLDLNAPKLNLDMPSGKLKMPELNAPDWDVNAPSGKLKMPKLNLSGTLPKGPNLDINTDFRSPDLNLKAPKIKGGIDAPDFDLPNMDLKAPKLDVNTPDLNIGSPKTKFKMPKLKMPKFNFPGLKTPEFDGNLDGPDVDVNVPNVNLKGPKADLEMPDLDISGPSGKFKKPNFNLPDFGLSGPKLDGPDLGLKSPDLDLSGPNLSGGLNAPDINMPKVHLKSPKLDLNAPELNLDMPSGKLKMPELNAPDWDVNAPSGKLKMPKLNLSGTLPKGPNLDINTDFKSPDLNLKAPKIKGGIDAPDLDLPNMDLKAPKLDVNTPDINIGSPKTKFKMPKLKMPKFNFPGLKTPEFDGNLDGPDVDVNAPNFNLKGPKADLEMPDLGISGPSGKFKKPNFNLPDFGLSGPKLDGPNLGLKSPDLDLSGPNLSGGLNAPDINMPKVDLKSPKLDLNAPKLNLDMPSGKLKMPELNAPDWDVNAPSGKLKMPKLNLSGTLPKGPNLDINTDFKSPDLNLKAPKIKSGIEAPDLDLPNMDLKAPKLDVNTPDINIGSPKTKFKMPKLKMPKFNFPGLKTPEIDGNLDGPDVDINAPNVNLKGPKTDFEIPDVDFGSPTGKFKFPDVGFSSPKLDAPNFDFKSPDLNAKLPKGPNLNINSDLKAPDFNLKAPKLKGGIDAPKFGLPNMDLKAPKLDMNTPDVSLGLPDAKFKKPEIKMPKGPNIDINGDLQGPDLNIPNLDVSGPEGKFKMPSLNTPDLNLSGPKAKIPDMNLSGPKLKGPDISMPDIDLPNASFKGPKLDLNAKRPDLGIDGNIGQPDMRFTAPNVKGGIRGPDIGMNIPSGNIQGPDADLDLAERKFKLPSFKMPQFGSPDLNGVGSDIDFGASLKPTNLDISPPNAKVNMKPMQLVGDFTGPNVSVPNMPNAAMRSPQLNVNAPNMPNAAMRGPQLNVRAPNMPKAAMRSPQLNVNAPNMPNAAMRRPQLNVNAPNMPNAAMRGPQLNVNAPNMPNASMRGPQLNVNAPNMPNASMRGPQLNVRAPNMLKASMQSPQLNVNAPNMPNAAMRKPQLHLKSPDLNIDDPSLHFRGPSYRNRRSDIPGVNMRMAVLDVDRVDFSHTDLNIDDFTGKEHVLRARGSKPNLQAPPNYGQVISPSGVNIGMRDPRHSRRSPPGDMYSRQHGTMQPVTYARLPHVSQDPRVRVPGGSDGYYITVFDKQAQNQRMPNRKYNTLGGPGFHPQDIDLEVPEKNYQKGGSTFFFSDLM; from the exons ATG CCGTCTCACCGCAGGGGAAGGAGTCTCTCCGACGCCCTGACCCTGGAGCGATCAGAGGAGGGAGGGCTGTACGTTTCCAGCATCAACCAAAATGCCGCAGCCAATCGAGGACTTAGAGAAG gggATGAACTCTTGGGGGCAACAATTGATTTTGATCAACTTTCAAAAGATGAAGTATATAAAGTACTGAGGCTGATGGAGCCATTTGATGGCAAGATGAAAGTCCTCACTAGGAACAACAAGAGCAAGAGCCTCGGAAACTTGGACCAGTGTGACAAGACTCCTGAGACG ATGCTGAATGATGCCTACAGCAAGCTCTACAATGCCAAAATCAAGAAGTTCATGAAAGATGATTTGCCTGGTGCCTGGGAAGGCTCTGTGAACGAGGTTACTGCCAAGCCAACTGTACCAGGCTCATCCAAGGTCAACCTAAAACACGACATGAGGGGGTTGCCTCGCCTCGGAGTTGACTTTGGATTTATAAAACCCAAGACTTTGACCACAGATATTGATGCAGATTCACAATCTGATGATGCCGAAGAACAAATGAAATATGACAGCAATCTGAACCTCCCACCACTGGGACTCGGCTTGAATGGGACTGCTCTCAGTGGAGCTCAGGCGCCAAGACTGAAAGTCAATGCTAGAAGTCCACAGTTTAATGCTCCAGACTTCCATCTGTCTGGAACATTACCAGAGGGTCCAAATGTCAACACCACAGCTGGTCTACAACTGCCAAACACTGACAGTCCATCAGTTGACTTGACAATGCCAAATCTTGGACTGGAAAGCAATGGAACTTTTAGAGCTCCAGAAATGGGTATGGACTTAACAGGTTCAGATGTTAGTACACCTGACATAGGGATAAACCTTAATGGGGGAAATATCAGTGGTCCATCCTTTGACACTGACGTTCCCAAAGTGGCCATTGAAGGAACAAACAAAGAGttcaaaatgccaaaattcaAAGTGCCAGACATGGGCCTCTCTGGACCTTCTTTTAGTGGTCCAGAAGGTGAGGTCAAGATACCAGATGTAGGAATGCCAGATGTTCCCTCAGGTAAACTTGGTCTCAAGTATTCCAAGAGACTGAAAAATCCAGATCTAAATGTGGACTATCCTTCCAGTTATGTAGAATCACCCAAGCTCCAGCTGTCAGGAACATCCCCTGACTTGGACCTAGAAATGCCAGATGTGGATGTATCACAACTTGACATAAATGGGCCGGACATTAACATGCCTTCAGGGAAAGTCAAAGTGCCATTTAAGAAACCAAAGATTGATCTTAGATATCCAGATTTAGATGTGGATGCCCCATCTGGTAAATTGACTAAGCCCAAATTTGACGTTAAAACACCTGACCTTAGTCTCAAATCACCAAAGATAAAAGGTGGAATTCATGCACCTGATATAAATTTACCCAAAGCTGACCTCAAAGGACCAAAGTTAGGCATTGGCACTCCGTCTGTTGACACTAAACTTCCATCTGGAAAATACAAGGCTCCAAGgtttaaaatgcccaaatttgaTTTACCAGACATTGAAGTTCCAGACTTCAATGGAGATTTCAAAGGACCAGATGTGCGGTTGGCAGCACCAGATCTCAGAGCTGGAATTGCAGACCCAAATATTGACATAAAGGTACCCTCAGCTGACTTGGATGTGTCTGCTCCCAAGTTTAAAGGCGGGATTGGCCTCAAAGACCCAAAACTTGACCTTAATACTCCTGATATGGATATTAATATGCCTTCTGGGAAATTAGGCATTGGTGCAGATGCGCCCTCTGGTAAGCTTAAGTTGCCAAAATTTAAGCTTTTTGGCACATTGTCAAAGAAAAAGGATTTGGATGTCAATGCAGGGTTGAAAACACCTGAACTTGCTCTGAAATCCCCAAAGATAAAAGGCATGGATGTAGATTTGTCTAAGCCAGGGTTTGACATGGATGCACCTTCACTTGATCTGACGCTGCCAAAAGGACCAAATTTGGACATGAACACAGACCTGAAATCACCAGATTTAAATCTGAAAGCCCCGAAGATAAAGGGTGGAATTGATGCCCCTGACTTGGACTTGCCAAACATGGACCTTAAAGCTCCAAAGTTAGATGTGAACACTCCAAATATCAACATGGGTTCACCCAAAGCAAAATTAAAGATGCCCAAAATAAAGATGCCTAAATTTAGTGGTCCAAGCCTAAAAGGACCTGAGATTGATGGCAATTTTGATGGCCCAGACATGGATATTAATGCACCCAATTTCAATCTGAAAGGTCCTAAAGCTGATTTAGAAATGCCAGACTTGGATATCAGTGGTCCATCAGGAAAATTCAAAAAGCCAAACTTTAACCTGCCTGATTTTGGGCTTTCTGGTCCAAAGTTAGATGGCCCTAACCTGGGGCTCAAATCACCTGATCTAAATCTATCTGGTCCCAATCTCAGTGGTGGTTTAAATGCACCAGACATAAACATGCCCAAAGTTGATCTTAAAAGCCCCAAACTGGACCTCAATGCCCCGAAGCTCAACTTAGACATGCTGTCAGGTAAACTGAAAATGCCAGAGCTTAATGCTCCAGACTGGGATGTTAATGCTCCCTCAGGCAAATTGAAAATGCCCAAATTAAACCTTTCCGGCACACTGCCAAAGGGACCAAATTTGGACATAAACACTGACTTCAAATCACCAGATTTAAATCTGAAAGCTCCAAAGATAAAGGGTGGAATTGATGCCCCTGACTTGGACTTGCCAAACATGGACCTTAAAGCTCCAAAGTTAGATGTGAACACTCCAGATATCAACATTGGTTCacccaaaacaaatttcaagATGCCCAAAATGAAAATGCCGAAATTTAGTGGTCCAAGCCTAAAAGGACCTGAGATTGATGGCAATTTTGATGGCCCAGACATGGATATTAATGCACCCAATTTCAATCTGAAAGGTCCTAAAGCTGATTTAGAAATGCCAGACTTGGATATCAGTGGTCCATCAGGAAAattcaaaaagccaaacataaATCTTCCAGATTTTGGGCTTTCTGGTCCAAAGTTAGATGGCCCTAACCTGGGGCTCAAATCACCTGATCTAAATCTATCTGGTCCCAATCTCAGTGGTGGTTTAAATGCACCAGACATAAACATGCCCAAGGTTGATCTTAAAAGCCCCAAACTGGACCTCAATGCCCCAAAGCTCAACCTAGATATGCCATCAGGTAAACTGAAAATGCCAGAGCTTAATGCTCCAGACTGGGATGTTAATGCTCCCTCAGGCAAATTGAAAATGCCCAAATTAAACCTTTCTGGCACACTGCCAAAGGGACCAAATTTGGACATAAACACTGACTTCAGATCACCAGATTTAAATCTGAAAGCTCCAAAGATAAAGGGTGGAATTGATGCCCCTGACTTCGACTTGCCAAACATGGACCTTAAAGCTCCAAAGTTAGATGTGAACACTCCAGATCTCAACATTGGTTCACccaaaacaaaattcaaaatgcccAAGcttaaaatgccaaaatttaACTTCCCAGGCCTAAAAACACCTGAATTTGATGGAAACTTGGATGGTCCAGATGTTGATGTAAATGTACCCAATGTCAATCTGAAAGGTCCTAAAGCTGATTTAGAAATGCCAGACTTGGATATCAGTGGTCCATCGGGAAAATTCAAAAAGCCAAACTTTAACCTGCCTGATTTTGGGCTTTCTGGTCCAAAGTTAGATGGCCCCGACCTGGGCCTCAAATCACCTGATCTAGATCTATCTGGTCCCAATCTCAGTGGTGGTTTAAATGCACCAGACATAAACATGCCCAAGGTTCATCTTAAAAGTCCCAAACTGGACCTCAATGCCCCAGAGCTCAACTTAGACATGCCATCAGGTAAACTGAAAATGCCAGAGCTTAATGCTCCAGACTGGGATGTTAATGCTCCCTCAGGCAAATTGAAAATGCCCAAGTTAAACCTTTCCGGCACACTGCCAAAGGGACCAAATTTGGACATAAACACTGACTTCAAATCACCAGATTTAAATCTGAAAGCCCCAAAGATAAAGGGTGGAATTGATGCCCCTGACTTGGACTTGCCAAACATGGACCTTAAAGCTCCAAAGTTAGATGTGAACACTCCAGATATCAACATTGGTTCACccaaaacaaaattcaaaatgcccAAGcttaaaatgccaaaatttaatttcccaGGCCTAAAAACACCTGAATTTGATGGAAACTTGGATGGTCCAGATGTTGATGTAAATGCACCCAATTTCAATCTGAAAGGTCCTAAAGCTGATTTAGAAATGCCAGACTTGGGTATCAGTGGTCCATCAGGAAAATTCAAAAAGCCAAACTTTAACCTGCCTGATTTTGGGCTTTCTGGTCCAAAGTTAGATGGCCCTAACCTGGGCCTCAAATCACCTGATCTAGATCTATCTGGTCCCAATCTCAGTGGTGGTTTAAATGCACCAGACATAAACATGCCCAAGGTTGATCTTAAAAGCCCCAAACTGGACCTCAATGCCCCAAAGCTCAACTTAGACATGCCATCAGGTAAACTAAAAATGCCAGAGCTTAATGCTCCAGACTGGGATGTTAATGCTCCCTCAGGCAAATTGAAAATGCCCAAATTAAATCTTTCCGGCACGCTGCCAAAGG GACCAAATTTGGACATAAACACTGACTTCAAATCACCAGATTTAAATCTGAAAGCTCCAAAGATAAAGAGTGGAATTGAGGCCCCTGACTTGGACTTGCCAAACATGGACCTTAAAGCTCCAAAGTTAGATGTGAACACTCCAGATATCAACATTGGTTCACccaaaacaaaattcaaaatgcccAAACTGAAAATGCCTAAATTTAACTTCCCAGGCCTAAAAACACCTGAAATTGATGGAAACTTGGATGGTCCAGATGTTGACATCAATGCACCCAACGTCAACCTCAAAGGGCCCAAAACTGACTTTGAAATACCAGATGTTGATTTTGGCAGCCCAACAGGAAAATTTAAATTTCCTGATGTGGGCTTTTCTAGTCCAAAGTTAGATGCCCCAAACTTTGACTTtaagtcaccagatctcaatgcCAAATTACCAAAAGGTCCAAATCTGAACATAAATTCAGACCTAAAAGCTCCAGATTTTAATCTCAAAGCTCCAAAATTGAAAGGTGGAATCGATGCCCCTAAATTTGGATTACCAAACATGGATCTTAAGGCACCCAAATTAGATATGAACACTCCAGATGTTAGCCTTGGTCTCCCTGATGCAAAGTTCAAAAAGCCAGAAATCAAGATGCCAAAAGGCCCCAATATTGACATAAATGGGGACCTACAGGGGCCTGACCTGAATATCCCAAATTTAGATGTCAGTGGTCCCGAAGGTAAATTCAAAATGCCAAGTTTGAATACACCAGACCTCAATCTCTCTGGACCTAAGGCCAAAATTCCAGACATGAATCTTTCAGGACCTAAACTGAAAGGCCCTGATATAAGTATGCCAGACATAGATTTGCCTAATGCCAGTTTCAAAGGTCCTAAGCTAGACCTCAATGCGAAACGTCCTGACCTAGGAATAGATGGTAACATAGGGCAACCTGATATGAGATTTACTGCCCCTAATGTCAAAGGAGGAATAAGAGGTCCAGACATTGGTATGAATATTCCCTCAGGCAACATCCAAGGTCCGGACGCTGATCTTGATTTGGCTGAGAGAAAATTCAAACTCCCTTCTTTCAAGATGCCTCAGTTTGGAAGCCCAGATCTTAACGGGGTAGGGTCTGATATTGACTTTGGTGCATCTCTGAAACCAACAAATCTGGATATTTCTCCTCCAAATGCAAAAGTGAACATGAAACCAATGCAGTTGGTGGGGGATTTCACAGGTCCAAATGTTAGTGTTCCAAACATGCCGAACGCAGCGATGCGAAGTCCACAGCTAAATGTTAATGCTCCAAACATGCCGAACGCAGCGATGCGAGGTCCACAGCTAAATGTTAGGGCTCCAAACATGCCAAAAGCAGCAATGCGAAGTCCACAGCTAAATGTAAATGCTCCAAACATGCCGAATGCAGCGATGCGAC GTCCACAGCTAAATGTTAATGCTCCAAACATGCCGAACGCAGCGATGCGAGGTCCACAGCTAAATGTTAATGCTCCAAACATGCCAAACGCATCGATGCGAGGTCCACAGCTAAATGTTAATGCTCCAAACATGCCGAACGCATCGATGCGAGGTCCACAGCTAAATGTTAGGGCTCCAAACATGCTGAAAGCATCAATGCAAAGTCCACAGCTAAATGTAAATGCTCCAAACATGCCGAACGCAGCGATGCGGAAGCCACAGCTCCATCTCAAATCTCCAGATCTTAACATTGATGATccttcactacatttcagaggacCTTCGTATAGGAATCGCAGATCAGATATCCCAGGGGTTAACATGAGAATGGCTGTCCTGGATGTAGATCGAGTTGATTTCAGCCATACAGATCTCAACATTGATGATTTCACAGGAAAGGAGCATGTACTTAGAGCTAGAGGTTCCAAACCTAACCTCCAGGCACCACCTAACTATGGACAGGTGATCTCCCCATCAGGTGTTAATATTGGCATGAGGGACCCAAGACACTCTAGAAGAAGTCCTCCTGGTGATATGTATTCAAGGCAGCACGGAACAATGCAGCCGGTAACTTACGCACGTTTGCCACATGTTTCTCAAGATCCCAGAGTAAGAGTCCCTGGAGGTTCGGATGGATACTACATCACTGTTTTTGACAAACAAGCACAAAATCAGAGAATGCCAAACCGCAAATATAACACACTTGGGGGGCCTGGCTTTCATCCACAAGACATAGACCTTGAAGttccagaaaaaaattaccagaAAGGGGGTTCAACTTTCTTTTTCTCCGACCTCATGTAG